TTGACTATACCAAACAAAGAAATTAAGAAGATTAATAGTCAATTAGATACATCACAACGATTAAAAGAAGAATTAGACAACTTGTATAATAATGGTTTCATTAGCAAAGAAACATTTAATCAAACTAAAAAAGATTTATATACAATGAAGAAAGATACAAAATATTACTTTGATTGGTTAAAAGAACATACTGGTGAGTTAAGGAAACAATTAACCATTAATATTGCTGATGGAATTGCAGATGGTTTTGCTGATGTTGATACAGACGAAATCACTAATAAGTGGAAGAGGTTTATTGAGGGGTTAGGTAATAGCTTGAGTAATATTCTTCAAAATGAACTAGCAAGTAATATAATAGGCAAAAAACTAGCCGATATGAATCTATTTGGTTCAGATGCTTCTGCTGGTCAATATGCTAGTGCTATACAGCAAGTTGGTTCTAGTATAAAAAAATCAACTGGCGAGATGTTAAGTACAAGTATAGGCATGGCAGTGGGTACGATGCTGGGAAGTCCTGAAATTGGAGCAGCACTAGGCTCGATGCAAGGGTCAATTTTTTCATCCCTATTTGGTTCAGATAAAGGCGAAGATCCATCTTTAGTCAAAAACCTCAAAAAGCAAGTTGAAGAGGCTCGTAATTTCTTGTCAGATTTTAATTTAGAAGAATTTATTCCAAAAGTTGATGCGGAAGACCGAAGCTCAGCATGGGGTAGTTTTTGGGGCTCTACGGATTGGGTTATCAAGAATTATGAATCGGTAACTGAAGCACTGGAAGAAATATACCCAAGAATTAAACAGACGATTAGCAGTCTATCAAGTGGACTCAATGACGCCTTAGCTTCTTCAATTTCATATAGTGAATTGTATAGCAGTTGGGAATCTACTATTGGTAAAGCTCTTAGAAATTCACTTCTAAGCACAATTACTGATTCATCTCAATACAAGGAAATGGTGGGTCGTATCACTGAAGCCACAGTTAACGCAAGTCAGGATATGTACATAAGTGATAAAGAGTTAGCAAATATCAAAGAGATATACGAGAGTAGCAAAAGCGACCTAGGCGATTATTATGACCAGGTTCAGGGCGTTGTAAGCGAATTTGGTTTAGATACAGATGTAGATAATAGTACGAGTACAACACAAAGTTTCAGTGCTGGAAGCTCAACCAGCATGACATTTAACAATTCCGCTCATCTTCATACAAATTTATTTATGGGGACGGATTTGGAAATGCGTGAAACTGTAGATAAATTGTTGCCATACATTCAGGAAGGTCTATCAAGAGAAGCAGGTAATTAAACAATTAAATATCACTAGTCAAGAAGTAGTTGAGATTAATTTCTCTTCTGCTTCTTTTTATTTTAAGTTAAATTTTCAGAAAATTAAAACTATTAAGAGGAGAGATTTAATGATGACAAAATCTGAAATAACAAAAAATACTATTAAGTTAACCATTTATGGAATTAAAGATAAAAGAACAGATGAAATTAAATATATTGGTCAAACTAGTAATCTTACAAATAGAAAATATAAGCATTTACATGAACATAATCGACCTGTAACTCAGGAAATTTATAGAACTGGTGTCGATAACATAGAATTTGTAGAGCTTGATGTAGTTGGTTTTGATGAAGTAGCAGAAGCAGAAAAAAGATATATCAAGAAGTATGATACAAAAAAGAATGGATGGAATCAGAACGATACTTACAAGCCTATTAGCATTGAAGGGCGTCGTAAAATTAGCAAACTGAAGAAGGGGAGAAACAACCCAATGTTTAAAGTAGATTTTTCACAGGAAGAATTAAAAGAAATGTTTGAACTTTATTACAATAATCAAAAAGAAACAATTAAGAAGTTAAGTGAGAAGTATAATTGTAGTCCTGCTACTATTTGCAATATACTGAACTTTAAACATTTTCTTTCTCGTGATAATGACCAACTTTTAGAAGAATATAGTGATGTAATATAGCACCTCACCAGAACGCCACAGACGGCTTTTGAGAGGTGTTATTTCTATTTGTATGTTATTTGTATTACTAACATAATGAAGTGGTTATATCAAGGTTACAAAGGGGTGTCATGGAGGTTGTGGCATCCCTACAAACATAAAGGAGTGGTATGATGACATTGAACGATATTACAGATCGACAAATTAACCAGTTTAAGCAGTTAAGTGAGATTATGATTAAAGTATTGCAAGAGAGTGAAAATCAAGAATTAATGTCAGAGGTGTACGAGCGATTAGATGAAACTATTGTTGATATCAGACGACTACATAACCTCAAAATTATGATTAATGAACATATCAGAAAGAAGTCTAATGATAAGCATGATACAGGCTCATAGAAAGGCGACACAGGGGTTTGTTAGTGGTATAGGTGTAAAACTATTACTTATGACTTAGAATGGTCATATGGTCGTTTGAGAAGGTTTGAATAGATTTTCATGTATCTATTAAGTAAAACATTAATTTAGTTTAATTGTAAAAATTTATTAAAAATCTTTACGAAGCCTAGTGCTAGTGATATAATGAAACTAACGTAAGTTATATTAAGTATTATTTTTAATAAAACTTACAATATCTGGTTATATTGTTACCAAGTAAACATAAAATGTGTTGAGGTGATAATATGACTAAAAACAAAGATGATAATGAAACTAAATTAAATCAAAAGGAGGAGGATAATATGTTAGCACGAGTTCCTAAACCTAAAATAAAATCTATGGATATAGACCAGATAAAAAGATTTAAGAGAATTAAGTCTTCTAAGAAAAAAACTATTGAGGAAATTGAGAAAGAATTAGGATTTGACAAAATCGAACCAGTTCAACTAACTCCTTCTGATGCTAAAGCAATGGAAGAAGATGGGGATTATTTTGATGAGTGGTATGAGGAAGAACTGAGAGAATTTTATGAAAAAATCAAAGATTGAAATAATAAAAGAATTAAGAAAAAATGCCAAACATGGAGAGTTTTTTCTTGCAAAGTTTACTCTTCCTAACGGGAGAAAGAGAAAAGCCCCTGTTCTTATTATTAGTGCTGAGCATAATGATAAAGAAGATGTTGTGGTTTGTAGTTGTACAGGTCAGCCTGCTAAGACTTCTTTTGATATTTTGGTCAAATTGCGTAGAGATACACATGTAAGAACAAATAAAATATATACCATGTCAAGAAATCAATTATTATTTAAAATTCCTCAAACTTTAAACAAAGAACAATATAATAAAATTATTGAAAAGATAAAGTTGGCTTTAAAACTTTAATGAGATGTACAACTAATCCACCTTAAATGGTGGTTTTTTGTTTTAATATATTAAATTTAAAGTAGCTGAATAGGCTACTCTTTTTTTATTTACAGTTCTAGACTTTTAATTGAAGAATATATAACATCCAGAACAGTCTTATGCGATTTATCGCACGTAGCGAAGCGAAGTTATGTATTTGATGTCAACGAAATCAATTTCACTACCATTAGAATAGACTAATATTTTTTTGCCTGATTTTACTTTTGGTGAAGGTTACATAAAAAGAGTGTACCCTATATGTATTATTATCTTAATTGATAATACTCTTAGCAGAGCATGATTTTTATATTTTGCCACAGTAAAATAACAAAATCTTTCTTTGATATATATTATTATTTGATTATTATTATTTGTGCTTATTCTTTGATAGGGGGGTAGATTTTATATAGTCGGTGTGTTATACTATATAAGGGGGGTGTTTTTTGCATAGTCGGTGTGTTTTATAGTATTGAATAGGAGGGGTTGAAAATGACTAAAGCTGGGTTTGTAGAAGTGCCAAATAGGTTGATAGCAAGAAAAATAAAGGCAGATGGTAGAAATGTGATTCATAAAAAATTGTCTTATGCTGGTAGAATAGTTTTAATTGGATTAGTAGATTACAGTAAAAATTATGGCTATTGTAATTATAATAATTCAGAACTAGAGGACTTATTAGGCATCAGTAATATAAGTAAATATATCAAAGAGTTAGAAGGTTATAAGTATATCAAAGTAAGCGAATTGAAAGAAGAGAATGTTAGAAGTATCACACCGAGATTTTTTTACGGTGTAACACATCAACAAAGTGAATATTTAGAAAAGACTAATTTGAAAGAATATTACAAAGAAAAACTAACTAAAGAAGGGTTTACACCAGTACCAAAGTCGGTTATTTATAACAAAGATATAAATTATCAAGATAGATTAATTTATATTTATTTGTTGAAGTTAGTAAATAATAATAAAAAATTCAGAGAATGTTGTTATCCCTCGTATGCTTCAATCAATCTAATGTTAGGACTTGCAGACGGAAGCAGGACTATCAGAGAACCTTTGAAAAGGTTGGATGATATAGAGGTTAATGGTAATAAGATATTGATTAGAGAATTAAAGTCAGACAACAGAGGTTATTATTATTATCCACTTTGCAGAGTATTGAAAGAGGGCAACAAATATAAAGTCTATTTTTTAGATGAAGAAGATTTAAAAGTTAGAGAAGTAGAGAAAACAAGAGAGGAATTATTGCAGGAAATTGAGGATTTGAAGAAAGAGAACAAGAGGTTAAAAGAGTTGCTAGAACAGCAGAAAGAAGTTAAAGATGATAATGGTTCAGAGGAACTAAAACAGAACTTTCCAACCAATGAAGATGAAGAAGAAGTAAAAGAGAAAAAAACTAGGGTTGTTAATGATGAAATAAGGATTATTGAGCATTATTGGGATAAATACGAATTTAATATTAGTGTTCTATCAGATAAACATAATCTATCAAAAGAACAACAAAAAGAATTAAAAAATCAATTTGAAACTCTATCAGACATTAAACTTTATGATTGGCTTGAAAGTAAAATTGGTGATAAAATAAAAGAATATAAAATTGATTAGTGAACATTCCCGAGCTTTTGCCGATTAGATTACTATGCTATCCCGAGATATTGCCGAGGATTCCTATAATAAGCCTAATATATACCCAAATAATAATTCACCAATTAATATTCCAAACCAAAATAAACTAACTCTAATCATAGCTTTTACTATTGCATCAAGAAAAATATCAAATAGAGAGAAATACACGTTATTACACCACCTTTATCGTTGGTGGTTTTACTCTTTCCAATAATATCCCATATCAGGTCTA
The nucleotide sequence above comes from Orenia marismortui DSM 5156. Encoded proteins:
- a CDS encoding GIY-YIG nuclease family protein, which produces MTKSEITKNTIKLTIYGIKDKRTDEIKYIGQTSNLTNRKYKHLHEHNRPVTQEIYRTGVDNIEFVELDVVGFDEVAEAEKRYIKKYDTKKNGWNQNDTYKPISIEGRRKISKLKKGRNNPMFKVDFSQEELKEMFELYYNNQKETIKKLSEKYNCSPATICNILNFKHFLSRDNDQLLEEYSDVI
- a CDS encoding type II toxin-antitoxin system PemK/MazF family toxin; translation: MKKSKIEIIKELRKNAKHGEFFLAKFTLPNGRKRKAPVLIISAEHNDKEDVVVCSCTGQPAKTSFDILVKLRRDTHVRTNKIYTMSRNQLLFKIPQTLNKEQYNKIIEKIKLALKL